The proteins below are encoded in one region of Parvicella tangerina:
- a CDS encoding vWA domain-containing protein, with product MKRLLTIALLLCVSFGNLFAQQEGEKIRILFIFDASNSMNAQWQNSSKIGVARELMLQTLDSLATLENVELALRLYGHQTKIMPGEQDCSDTELVIEFDEAEANSTRIKNVLRGLVCKGTTPIALSLEQAGNMDFPECDNCRNVIILITDGIEACDGDPCAVSKALKSKGIKLKPFVIGVGLDTSYLGQFQCVGEFLSADTEDSFKSVLGYVISQAVNNTTVQVNLNDIKGRAKETDVTMTFFNQKTGAFVDNFMHTMNVRQVPDTISLNPIYTYKLVVNTVPPVELEDIKLTPGTHNVIEVDAPQGYLDLRVQGSPNQRLEMKCIVRKKDEMQTIYAQNLNTKQKLLVGTYDLEVLTLPRLYLEDVKITQSLSSKIVVPQSGYLTIKKRDGPCQIFVLRDGKQEWVCDVEDSFTPQTIALLPGDYLVSFRAESSISTANTIQKKIMIAPGYEEKMNL from the coding sequence ATGAAAAGACTACTTACCATAGCATTATTACTTTGTGTTTCGTTCGGAAACTTATTTGCGCAACAAGAGGGCGAAAAGATTAGAATCCTCTTCATTTTTGATGCGTCAAACAGTATGAATGCGCAATGGCAAAACTCAAGCAAGATCGGTGTCGCCAGAGAATTGATGCTGCAAACACTTGATAGTCTGGCAACACTTGAAAACGTTGAACTCGCTTTACGATTGTACGGCCACCAAACGAAGATCATGCCTGGTGAACAGGATTGTAGCGATACGGAGCTAGTAATCGAGTTCGATGAGGCGGAGGCGAATTCAACGCGCATAAAAAATGTGTTGAGAGGTCTGGTATGTAAGGGCACGACACCGATCGCGCTATCTCTGGAGCAAGCGGGTAATATGGACTTCCCGGAATGTGATAACTGTAGAAACGTGATCATCCTGATTACTGATGGTATTGAAGCTTGTGATGGTGATCCTTGTGCAGTCTCTAAAGCGTTGAAGTCAAAAGGCATTAAGCTGAAGCCTTTTGTTATTGGGGTAGGACTTGATACCAGCTACCTCGGACAGTTTCAATGTGTTGGGGAGTTCTTAAGCGCAGATACTGAAGACTCATTCAAGTCGGTGTTGGGATATGTAATCAGTCAAGCGGTTAACAATACAACCGTACAGGTTAACCTCAACGATATTAAAGGAAGGGCAAAGGAGACAGATGTAACAATGACCTTCTTCAACCAGAAAACGGGTGCATTTGTTGACAACTTCATGCATACCATGAATGTGAGACAGGTGCCAGACACCATTTCTTTGAACCCCATTTACACCTATAAGCTAGTGGTAAATACTGTTCCACCAGTAGAGTTGGAAGATATTAAACTTACTCCCGGAACTCACAATGTGATTGAGGTAGATGCCCCGCAAGGATATTTAGATTTGAGGGTTCAGGGAAGTCCCAATCAACGGTTAGAAATGAAGTGCATTGTCCGTAAAAAGGATGAAATGCAAACCATCTATGCGCAAAACCTAAATACTAAACAAAAGCTATTGGTAGGAACGTATGATCTAGAAGTCTTAACCTTGCCCAGACTCTATCTAGAGGATGTTAAGATCACCCAGAGTTTGAGCTCCAAAATCGTTGTGCCCCAAAGTGGTTACTTGACGATCAAAAAGCGTGATGGACCATGTCAGATCTTTGTTTTAAGAGATGGTAAACAAGAGTGGGTGTGTGATGTGGAAGATAGTTTTACTCCACAAACGATAGCGTTGTTACCCGGTGATTATTTGGTCTCTTTTAGGGCGGAAAGCTCTATCTCAACAGCAAATACAATCCAGAAGAAAATAATGATTGCTCCAGGATACGAAGAAAAAATGAACCTTTAA
- a CDS encoding transketolase: protein MQEQTKQLQDFASQVRRDIVRMVHAVQSGHPGGSLGCADFFTCMFNQVMNHNPSNFSMDGKGEDLFFLSNGHISPVYYSVLARVGYFPVDELNMFRKIDSRLQGHPTTHEGLPGVRIASGSLGQGLSVAIGAALSKKLNGDESIVYSLHGDGEIQEGQIWEAAMYAAGNKVDNLISTIDYNHKQIDGDIDDVLPLGSLRAKWEAFDWKVLEMNGHDINDILNTMQEAKSLTGKGKPIMIIMKTEMGQGVDFMMGTHKWHGSPPNDEQLTAALQQLEETLGDY from the coding sequence ATGCAAGAACAAACAAAACAATTGCAAGACTTTGCTTCTCAGGTGAGAAGAGATATCGTTAGAATGGTCCACGCTGTTCAATCAGGCCACCCAGGAGGTTCTTTAGGGTGTGCAGATTTTTTTACTTGTATGTTTAATCAGGTGATGAATCATAACCCGTCAAACTTTTCAATGGATGGAAAAGGAGAGGACCTGTTCTTTTTGTCGAATGGGCATATCTCCCCTGTTTATTATAGTGTGTTAGCAAGAGTCGGATATTTCCCTGTAGATGAGCTCAACATGTTTAGAAAAATTGATTCTAGACTTCAGGGTCACCCAACTACGCACGAAGGTTTGCCAGGTGTGCGGATAGCTTCTGGTTCGCTCGGTCAAGGACTTTCTGTAGCGATTGGTGCAGCCTTGAGCAAGAAACTGAATGGCGATGAGAGCATCGTATATTCTTTACATGGAGACGGTGAGATACAGGAAGGTCAAATTTGGGAGGCTGCCATGTATGCTGCTGGAAACAAAGTGGACAACCTAATTTCAACAATTGATTACAACCACAAACAGATTGATGGTGATATTGATGACGTACTTCCCCTTGGAAGCCTAAGAGCAAAATGGGAGGCGTTTGATTGGAAGGTGCTTGAAATGAATGGTCACGATATCAATGATATTTTAAATACGATGCAAGAGGCTAAAAGTCTTACGGGTAAAGGAAAGCCCATCATGATCATTATGAAAACCGAAATGGGTCAGGGAGTTGATTTTATGATGGGAACACACAAGTGGCATGGATCACCTCCTAATGATGAACAACTTACTGCTGCATTACAACAACTCGAAGAAACACTGGGTGATTATTAA
- a CDS encoding valine--tRNA ligase has translation MEIPKIYEANKSEAKWYNYWMEKGFFNSTPDEREAYTVVIPPPNVTGVLHMGHMLNNTIQDVLVRRARMLGKNACWVPGTDHASIATEAKVVAKLKAEGIDKADLSRDEFLEHCWEWTRKHGGIILDQLKKLGASCDWDRTHFTMDEGYYNAVIKVFVDLFDKGKIYRGVRMVNWDPQALTALSDEEVNYKEVNSKLYYVRYKVEDTDDEWITIATTRPETILGDTAICINPKDDRYKHLHGKNAIVPIANRVIPIIADEYVDPEFGTGCLKITPAHDPNDYEIGIRHSLETIDIFNDNGTLNEAGGKYEGQDRFEVRKNIAKDLDDQGYLVKMEDHINKIGFSERTDAVIEPKLSLQWFCQMEELAKPALENVMNDTVQFHPAKFKNSYRHWMENIKDWCVSRQLYWGHRIPAYYYGKGINDYVVANTIVEALEKAKAATGNYKLTVHDLKQDEDVMDTWFSSWLWPIAVFGGFDENSDNTEIDYYYPTNDLVTAPEIMFFWVARMIMAGYEYKGELPFKNVYYTGIVRDKLGRKMSKSLGNSPDPLMLIEKYGADGVRVGMLLSSPAGNDLPFDSAQCEQGRNFTNKVWNAFRLVKSWEVKDFEQPESAAKGVEWFQHKFNATVAEINKSYDQFRISEALMQTYKLVWDDFCSWYLEIVKPGYQQPIDKKTYDQTIAFFEDLLKVMQPFTPFIAEEIWHLISERTEEDCVMLAQWPEVAAADETVLKAFDTADEVITNIRNIRKQKNIANKVEIELKVKKNLEFDNSYDAVVQKIGNASVLEYVSDKIENAFSFIVNSNEYFIPFSEDIDVEAEIDKLKEELQYTKGFLASVEKKLSNEKFVSGAPEKVVEMERKKQEDALNKIKVIEEKLSSFA, from the coding sequence ATGGAAATTCCAAAGATCTACGAAGCCAATAAATCGGAAGCAAAATGGTATAACTACTGGATGGAAAAAGGGTTCTTTAACTCTACACCAGACGAAAGAGAAGCGTATACCGTAGTCATTCCACCACCAAACGTTACAGGTGTCCTGCACATGGGGCACATGCTAAACAATACCATTCAAGATGTATTGGTACGTAGGGCAAGAATGCTAGGAAAAAATGCGTGCTGGGTGCCAGGTACAGATCACGCTTCGATTGCTACTGAAGCAAAAGTGGTAGCCAAACTGAAAGCAGAAGGAATTGACAAAGCAGACCTTTCTCGAGACGAATTCTTAGAACACTGCTGGGAGTGGACCAGAAAACACGGAGGAATTATCTTAGATCAGTTGAAGAAACTGGGAGCCTCTTGTGATTGGGATAGAACCCACTTCACCATGGATGAAGGTTACTATAATGCGGTGATCAAAGTATTCGTAGACCTTTTTGATAAAGGAAAAATATACCGAGGAGTACGAATGGTAAACTGGGACCCTCAGGCCTTAACTGCTTTGAGTGATGAAGAGGTAAACTATAAAGAAGTAAACTCAAAACTATACTACGTTAGATACAAGGTCGAAGACACAGACGATGAGTGGATCACCATTGCGACTACCCGTCCTGAAACCATCTTAGGTGATACCGCAATTTGTATCAACCCAAAGGATGACCGTTACAAACATCTGCACGGCAAGAATGCAATTGTTCCAATAGCTAACAGAGTTATTCCGATCATTGCAGATGAATACGTAGATCCAGAGTTCGGTACAGGTTGTTTGAAGATCACACCAGCCCACGATCCTAACGATTATGAAATAGGAATCCGCCACTCGCTGGAGACGATAGACATTTTTAACGACAATGGAACATTAAACGAAGCGGGAGGAAAATACGAAGGCCAAGATCGTTTTGAAGTAAGAAAGAATATTGCTAAAGACCTGGACGACCAAGGTTACTTGGTAAAAATGGAAGACCACATCAATAAAATCGGCTTCTCAGAACGAACAGATGCGGTGATCGAACCAAAATTATCTTTACAGTGGTTCTGCCAGATGGAAGAATTGGCAAAACCAGCTTTAGAAAACGTGATGAACGATACCGTTCAGTTCCACCCGGCTAAGTTTAAGAACTCTTACCGCCACTGGATGGAAAACATCAAGGATTGGTGTGTTTCTCGTCAACTGTACTGGGGACATAGAATCCCTGCATACTACTACGGTAAAGGAATCAATGATTATGTAGTTGCAAATACAATCGTAGAAGCCTTAGAAAAAGCAAAAGCAGCTACTGGAAATTATAAACTAACCGTACACGACCTAAAACAAGATGAGGATGTAATGGATACATGGTTCTCTTCTTGGTTGTGGCCAATTGCCGTATTCGGTGGTTTTGATGAGAATTCAGACAACACAGAGATTGATTACTATTATCCAACCAATGATTTAGTGACTGCTCCAGAGATCATGTTCTTCTGGGTAGCTCGAATGATCATGGCAGGATACGAATACAAAGGAGAATTACCATTCAAGAATGTTTACTACACCGGTATCGTAAGAGATAAACTGGGTAGAAAAATGTCGAAGTCATTGGGGAATAGCCCTGATCCGTTGATGTTGATCGAGAAGTATGGTGCAGATGGGGTACGTGTAGGAATGCTATTGAGCAGCCCTGCAGGAAACGACTTACCGTTTGATAGTGCACAATGTGAGCAAGGAAGAAACTTCACCAATAAGGTTTGGAATGCTTTCCGATTGGTAAAATCTTGGGAGGTTAAAGATTTCGAACAACCAGAGTCAGCAGCAAAAGGAGTCGAGTGGTTCCAGCATAAATTCAACGCTACAGTTGCAGAGATCAATAAGAGCTACGATCAATTTAGAATTTCAGAAGCGTTGATGCAAACGTATAAGTTGGTTTGGGATGACTTCTGCTCGTGGTACTTAGAGATTGTTAAGCCAGGTTATCAGCAACCCATAGACAAGAAAACGTATGATCAAACAATCGCCTTCTTCGAAGATCTGTTGAAAGTAATGCAGCCGTTTACGCCATTTATCGCAGAAGAGATCTGGCACTTGATTAGTGAAAGAACAGAAGAAGATTGCGTAATGTTAGCACAGTGGCCAGAAGTTGCTGCAGCGGATGAAACAGTGTTAAAAGCATTTGACACAGCAGATGAGGTGATCACCAACATCAGAAACATCCGTAAGCAAAAGAACATTGCCAATAAAGTAGAGATAGAATTAAAGGTTAAAAAGAACTTAGAATTCGATAACTCTTATGATGCAGTGGTTCAGAAGATCGGAAATGCTTCGGTATTAGAATACGTTTCAGATAAAATAGAGAATGCCTTCTCATTCATCGTGAACTCCAACGAGTACTTTATTCCTTTCTCAGAGGATATTGATGTAGAGGCAGAGATCGATAAACTCAAAGAAGAACTGCAATATACCAAGGGCTTCTTAGCTTCAGTAGAGAAAAAACTGTCCAACGAGAAGTTCGTAAGTGGTGCTCCTGAAAAGGTAGTAGAGATGGAGCGTAAAAAACAAGAAGACGCCCTGAATAAGATCAAAGTAATTGAGGAGAAGTTGAGTTCATTTGCTTAA
- a CDS encoding gliding motility-associated C-terminal domain-containing protein has product MKHLTFILSLTLLGFSMKAQILVSDPDRDVSNPCDCATSFLDNSTPNFYDTGGSGANYSDNENETITFCPDAGGSKITLFFGTNAGFTWDVDASDTVYVYDGPTTASPLLVAANSVTHPTGISAGVTTASWGNTSGCLTVQFVSDAATNGTGWEANISCGTPWQPMELHTGAFIGAGEANGAGDQSDDMTNKLITAPQPDTGYVNVCLGDSILFVNETEYPYEPGAPMGADAGGGYNQSTYGSGHTTEWEFSDGTTMTGDSVWFTPTQRNGYFVLMRVTDSQAQFDLQASKIRVSTIPSFATCAATDPNICQGQGTTLVGGITAGDTAGVDATGSNFTIPGVFGNQLFLPDGSGQNYQTDISISGFPAGTTIQNAGDIVELCISMEHSYLGDLEMLLQCPNGQDVVIFNSYTGNGLVAGGFGGGGTYLGGANDGGSSLGVCEEYCFSEDASALPAWVNGYNTVAATGPSTGSMVEPGLYNPEESFLTALSGCPINGNWSLIVRDNLGIDDGWICSWGITFAANLNPNNETYSPTIVDEMWQPDPTILFGDTDTAIIVVPNTIGTHGYTFEVEDNFGCSYDTTINVEVIQGPSIISGDTTCTDFQFSNTYVPSVGGVSGGTWFSDDPTNVSFSPNTTFINPTVTAAEDGEYTVYFNDNVCDDTVSTTITFVSEPVAILYGEDTICQNDTAKLYTYATFGESYSWYGPNGQLISSDTSARSQDQGIHTLIASNICGQDSAFLDLVVESCEVPNVITPNGDDVNETFYTRYADVYDDVNLIIYNRWGRVVYKTESYDNSWAGEKKNGKPVSDGVYFYVMTWDGGSKDQAGNITVFVD; this is encoded by the coding sequence ATGAAACACTTAACCTTTATTTTATCATTGACGTTGTTAGGGTTTTCTATGAAAGCTCAAATACTGGTATCTGATCCTGATCGAGATGTCTCCAATCCCTGTGATTGCGCTACTTCTTTTTTAGACAACTCCACTCCTAACTTTTATGACACGGGTGGTTCTGGAGCGAACTACAGTGATAATGAAAACGAAACGATTACTTTTTGTCCGGATGCTGGCGGGAGTAAAATCACCTTATTCTTTGGTACAAATGCTGGCTTCACCTGGGATGTAGATGCTTCTGATACCGTTTATGTTTACGATGGACCAACTACGGCAAGTCCGCTTTTAGTAGCTGCTAACTCAGTGACTCACCCAACTGGAATTTCTGCGGGTGTAACTACCGCTTCTTGGGGTAATACCTCTGGATGTTTAACCGTTCAGTTTGTTAGTGATGCTGCGACTAACGGCACAGGGTGGGAAGCCAATATTTCTTGTGGTACTCCTTGGCAGCCCATGGAACTTCATACGGGTGCTTTTATTGGAGCTGGAGAGGCAAATGGAGCCGGAGACCAGTCAGACGATATGACTAACAAGTTAATTACCGCACCTCAACCAGATACAGGTTACGTAAATGTTTGCTTAGGTGACTCCATATTATTTGTAAACGAGACTGAATATCCTTATGAGCCAGGAGCTCCAATGGGAGCAGATGCTGGCGGGGGTTATAATCAATCTACTTATGGATCTGGACACACTACAGAGTGGGAGTTTAGTGATGGTACTACCATGACAGGAGACTCTGTTTGGTTTACTCCAACTCAACGAAACGGATATTTTGTCTTAATGCGGGTAACTGATTCTCAGGCACAGTTCGATCTTCAGGCTTCAAAAATCAGGGTATCTACTATACCAAGTTTTGCTACTTGTGCTGCAACTGACCCCAATATTTGTCAAGGACAAGGTACTACTTTGGTTGGTGGTATTACTGCTGGAGATACTGCAGGTGTAGACGCAACGGGATCTAACTTTACCATCCCTGGTGTTTTTGGTAACCAACTCTTTTTACCCGATGGATCTGGTCAGAACTACCAAACAGACATTTCTATCTCAGGATTTCCAGCTGGTACAACCATTCAAAATGCTGGTGATATCGTTGAGCTTTGCATAAGCATGGAACACTCCTATCTTGGTGACCTTGAAATGTTATTGCAATGTCCAAATGGGCAGGACGTGGTTATCTTTAACTCCTACACTGGTAATGGTTTAGTTGCTGGAGGTTTTGGAGGTGGAGGTACTTACCTAGGAGGAGCGAATGACGGAGGTTCTTCTTTAGGTGTTTGTGAAGAGTACTGTTTTTCTGAAGACGCAAGCGCCCTTCCAGCTTGGGTAAATGGATATAACACCGTTGCGGCCACTGGACCAAGCACAGGAAGCATGGTTGAACCAGGGTTGTATAATCCTGAGGAGTCATTTTTGACAGCGCTTTCAGGTTGTCCAATTAACGGTAACTGGTCATTGATCGTTCGAGACAATCTGGGGATTGATGACGGCTGGATTTGCTCCTGGGGTATCACTTTTGCGGCAAACTTAAATCCGAATAATGAAACTTATTCGCCTACTATTGTGGACGAAATGTGGCAGCCGGACCCAACTATTCTTTTTGGCGATACGGATACTGCAATTATTGTTGTTCCTAACACCATTGGAACGCATGGCTATACGTTTGAAGTAGAAGACAATTTTGGTTGTTCGTATGACACCACGATCAACGTAGAGGTAATACAGGGACCAAGTATAATTTCAGGAGATACAACTTGTACAGATTTTCAATTCTCCAATACTTACGTACCATCAGTTGGAGGTGTTAGTGGAGGAACCTGGTTTTCTGACGACCCGACAAATGTAAGTTTCTCGCCTAACACTACCTTTATCAACCCTACGGTCACAGCCGCTGAAGATGGTGAGTATACTGTATACTTTAACGACAACGTTTGTGACGATACTGTAAGCACAACCATCACCTTTGTAAGTGAACCTGTTGCCATTCTGTATGGAGAGGATACGATTTGTCAAAACGATACGGCTAAACTTTACACGTATGCTACTTTTGGCGAAAGCTACAGTTGGTATGGTCCAAATGGTCAATTAATTTCTTCTGATACTTCGGCAAGGAGTCAAGATCAAGGGATTCACACCCTTATCGCTTCCAATATCTGCGGGCAAGATTCTGCTTTTCTAGATCTTGTTGTTGAGTCATGTGAAGTTCCTAACGTCATTACCCCTAACGGAGATGATGTGAACGAAACGTTTTACACAAGATATGCAGACGTTTATGATGATGTGAACTTGATTATCTATAACAGATGGGGTCGAGTGGTTTATAAAACGGAGTCATACGACAACTCATGGGCTGGTGAGAAAAAGAATGGCAAACCGGTTAGCGATGGTGTTTATTTCTATGTAATGACATGGGATGGAGGATCAAAAGACCAAGCCGGAAACATTACCGTATTTGTTGATTAA
- a CDS encoding formimidoylglutamase → MNLDIYFQPLEPGNYHANMLGSMTSFYDESGFPDLEEADIAIIGVKDSRGAGTLDFNSAPDIIRRHLYTLYHHHSRELKMVDLGNITAGETLQDTYSAVADVVRELNKKSVFTIILGGSQDITYGNYLAYEKLEQTVNLAVIDDSIDLSEKEEDINNKNFLSKIVIHQPNYLFNFSAIGYQTYFVNPSIKKLMEDLYFDTYRLGEIQSNIMKSEPIIRNADILSVDVSAIRYAELNGKASSGPNGFYGEEICQMMRYAGMSDKLSSIGFYEYYPENDKNDSSAMLVAQMIWCVLDGFYSRKQDYPFGSKDSYTKYRIHIENTEHELVFYKSDKSDRWWMDVPYPPNQILKFERHHLVPCNYDDYRDSSEGKIPDLWWKTYEKLN, encoded by the coding sequence ATGAATCTGGATATTTATTTTCAGCCGCTAGAACCAGGAAACTACCATGCCAATATGCTCGGTAGTATGACTAGCTTTTATGATGAAAGTGGATTTCCAGACCTTGAAGAGGCAGACATTGCAATCATTGGCGTAAAGGATTCCAGAGGTGCAGGAACACTGGATTTCAACAGCGCACCAGACATTATCCGCAGGCATTTGTATACGCTATATCACCATCATTCAAGAGAATTGAAAATGGTGGATCTCGGAAATATTACTGCAGGAGAAACTTTACAGGATACTTACTCAGCCGTTGCCGATGTAGTGCGGGAATTAAATAAAAAGAGTGTTTTTACCATCATTTTAGGGGGTTCTCAAGACATTACATATGGAAACTATCTTGCTTATGAGAAACTCGAGCAAACAGTAAATCTCGCAGTAATTGACGATTCCATTGACCTTTCTGAGAAGGAGGAGGACATCAACAACAAGAACTTCCTTTCAAAGATTGTTATTCATCAACCGAATTACTTGTTCAACTTCAGTGCGATTGGTTATCAAACTTATTTCGTCAATCCATCTATTAAGAAATTGATGGAGGATTTGTATTTCGATACTTATCGTTTGGGTGAGATCCAATCGAATATCATGAAGTCAGAACCGATCATTCGTAATGCAGATATTTTAAGCGTAGATGTTAGCGCAATTAGATATGCTGAACTAAACGGTAAAGCTTCGTCAGGCCCGAACGGTTTTTACGGTGAGGAAATTTGCCAGATGATGCGTTATGCTGGAATGTCAGACAAGCTATCAAGCATAGGCTTCTACGAGTACTATCCTGAAAACGATAAGAATGACTCAAGTGCTATGCTGGTCGCTCAGATGATTTGGTGCGTGCTAGATGGTTTTTACTCCAGAAAGCAAGACTACCCATTTGGCTCAAAAGATAGTTACACCAAGTATCGAATTCATATTGAGAACACGGAACATGAGCTCGTTTTCTACAAAAGCGATAAAAGCGATCGATGGTGGATGGATGTTCCTTACCCGCCAAATCAAATACTGAAGTTTGAAAGACACCATTTAGTTCCTTGTAACTATGATGACTATAGAGACTCTAGTGAAGGAAAGATACCAGACCTATGGTGGAAGACCTACGAAAAGTTAAACTAA
- the topA gene encoding type I DNA topoisomerase produces MAENLVIVESPAKAKTIEGYLGKGYVVKSSFGHVRDLPKKGINIDIENNFTPKYEVTPDKKKVVKELKDLSKKANMVWLATDEDREGEAISWHLMEALGLTPDKTKRITFNEITKTAVSRAIENPREIDVNLVNAQQARRILDRIVGFELSPVLWRKVKPSLSAGRVQSVTVRLIVERERDIQSFTPESSYKVYAYFKVGGNSFRAELPNNFPTEQEAQAFLEKCKSAKFTVENLEKKPAKRRPAVPFTTSTLQQEASRKLGFSVSRTMSVAQKLYESGKITYMRTDSVNLSDFALANAKEAVISLYGGDYCNPRKYQNKNANAQEAHEAIRPTNFSVQNAGGDHAEKRLYDLIWKRTIASQMSDAELERTKITIDISGTKEKFVATGEIIKFDGFLKVYLEGTDDEDQEDDTGLLPKMTIGEELINESITATEKYTRPKARYTEASLVKQLEEKGIGRPSTYAPTISTVQKRGYVEKKDVEGKEREIVHFELKNGELKRAVRTEVYGADRNKLVPTDMGIVVTDFLVENFKKVLDYDFTASVEKEFDDIAQGMMEWTNMLDKFYKPFHHNIEDTLENSERATGERELGVDPDSGRPVIARIGRFGPMIQIGKQEDEEKPKFASLKASQSINSITLEEAMDLFKLPKDLGVYEGEPVSANVGRFGPYVRFGKSTFVSIPKGKDPLDVTLEEAIVLIEEKKKADAEKYIAEYEDEKGPIQVLNGRYGPYIKQGRKNYKIPKDKDAKSLSKEDCLEIMANQPAPKGRRKKK; encoded by the coding sequence ATGGCTGAAAATCTTGTAATTGTCGAGTCGCCCGCGAAGGCAAAAACCATCGAAGGTTATCTCGGAAAAGGATATGTTGTAAAGAGTAGTTTTGGCCACGTCAGAGACTTACCAAAAAAGGGGATCAACATCGACATCGAAAATAACTTTACCCCAAAATATGAAGTTACACCAGACAAGAAAAAAGTAGTAAAAGAACTCAAAGACCTGAGTAAAAAAGCCAATATGGTTTGGCTCGCAACGGATGAGGACCGCGAGGGAGAAGCAATTTCATGGCACTTGATGGAAGCGCTTGGGTTAACCCCCGATAAGACAAAAAGAATTACCTTCAACGAGATTACAAAAACAGCAGTTTCCAGAGCGATCGAAAACCCTCGAGAGATTGATGTAAATTTGGTAAACGCGCAGCAGGCAAGAAGAATTTTAGATAGGATAGTAGGTTTTGAATTGTCTCCAGTATTGTGGAGAAAAGTAAAACCATCGTTATCCGCAGGAAGAGTGCAGTCAGTTACCGTTAGACTCATCGTTGAAAGAGAAAGAGATATTCAGAGTTTTACACCTGAAAGCTCTTATAAAGTATATGCTTATTTCAAAGTTGGTGGCAACAGCTTTAGAGCTGAACTACCAAATAACTTCCCGACAGAACAAGAAGCACAAGCATTTCTGGAGAAATGTAAATCGGCAAAGTTTACGGTTGAGAACCTAGAGAAAAAACCAGCCAAAAGAAGACCTGCCGTGCCGTTCACAACATCCACACTGCAACAGGAAGCGAGTAGAAAGTTAGGGTTCAGCGTTTCCAGAACAATGTCAGTTGCACAGAAACTCTACGAAAGTGGTAAGATCACTTACATGAGAACGGATTCGGTGAACTTATCAGACTTTGCGTTGGCCAATGCAAAGGAAGCTGTCATAAGCCTATACGGAGGTGATTACTGTAACCCAAGAAAATATCAAAATAAAAACGCTAATGCACAGGAAGCGCACGAAGCAATTCGTCCGACAAACTTCTCCGTGCAAAATGCTGGTGGAGACCACGCAGAAAAAAGACTATATGATCTGATCTGGAAAAGAACCATTGCTTCTCAAATGAGCGATGCGGAATTAGAAAGAACAAAGATCACCATCGATATTTCTGGAACCAAAGAAAAATTTGTGGCTACTGGAGAGATCATCAAATTTGACGGATTCCTTAAAGTTTATCTAGAAGGAACAGATGATGAAGATCAAGAAGATGATACTGGTCTATTGCCAAAGATGACCATCGGGGAGGAGCTAATCAATGAGTCGATCACGGCAACAGAAAAGTATACCAGACCAAAAGCAAGGTACACAGAAGCTTCTTTGGTGAAACAATTAGAAGAGAAAGGAATCGGAAGACCATCTACGTATGCACCAACCATTTCTACGGTCCAAAAAAGAGGATATGTAGAGAAGAAAGATGTGGAAGGAAAAGAAAGAGAGATCGTTCACTTCGAGTTGAAAAATGGAGAGCTGAAAAGGGCGGTAAGGACAGAGGTCTATGGAGCGGACAGAAATAAACTAGTTCCAACCGATATGGGAATCGTAGTAACGGATTTCCTGGTAGAAAACTTTAAGAAAGTATTAGATTACGATTTTACGGCTTCTGTAGAAAAAGAGTTTGATGATATAGCACAAGGAATGATGGAATGGACCAATATGTTGGATAAATTCTATAAACCATTCCACCACAATATTGAAGATACCCTTGAAAATTCTGAGCGAGCAACAGGAGAAAGAGAATTAGGGGTTGATCCGGATTCAGGAAGACCAGTAATCGCAAGAATTGGTCGTTTCGGACCGATGATTCAGATTGGAAAACAGGAGGACGAAGAGAAACCTAAGTTTGCTTCATTAAAAGCTTCTCAAAGCATTAACTCAATCACACTTGAAGAAGCAATGGACTTGTTCAAGTTGCCGAAAGATCTGGGTGTTTATGAAGGGGAGCCAGTTTCTGCTAATGTTGGTAGGTTCGGTCCTTATGTGCGTTTTGGAAAGAGCACATTCGTTTCTATTCCCAAAGGCAAAGATCCGTTAGATGTTACCTTAGAAGAAGCAATTGTTTTGATCGAAGAAAAGAAAAAAGCAGACGCTGAGAAGTACATCGCTGAGTATGAAGATGAAAAAGGACCAATTCAGGTGCTCAATGGAAGGTACGGTCCGTATATTAAGCAGGGAAGAAAGAACTACAAGATCCCAAAGGATAAAGACGCAAAGTCGTTGAGTAAAGAAGATTGTTTGGAGATCATGGCTAATCAGCCTGCACCAAAGGGACGTAGAAAAAAGAAATAG